TCCATAGCggcaagaaccttgtcaagctgcaaaCAAGCAGCTTTTAGTTCTTTTTCCAGCGTTCATTTTTctaaatgaatgaatgcgaaataaagaTTGGGATTGAGCCTtccttcgggcctcggcgcaggttagtagcatactatttttacgactttcaCACAAGTTTTTCCCACTTTCATTTGCATCagatgagcgttgtggccgacgcgaatattcatacccagaaacctttgcaccttctaccacgtccgtgtaccttggcgaccaggaaaaatagaaacatATATTTAAGGACCAagaaaaagcgccgcatgccttgaataagcaagatgcgagcaaatacacacacacacacacacacacacacacacacacacacacacacacacacacacacacacacacacacacacacacacacacacacacacacatatatatatatatatatatatatatatatatatatatatatatatatatatattgtaaacgCTTTGGTGAAagatgcatgcagctcagacatacaaaatcccaAGATGTATACTGTTCggacatacaaaatcccgagtGATTTTCTGTcactatagacggtttcagtgtttacaaacacacctcgcttgccgctgattggttgccccatcggaacttccagcaggagagctagaagcacttccggctatgttgtttgaaggcatgcacgacgtgaggccggcgtgtcgatggtGCGCGAGCTAAATACCGACCGgaacatcgcccaaggttagcggtatagaaaacatgctggcaactctgggctgctcaccaaaactagctctttcatgtacccagaatggaggccgaaattccctagtcaagtcgaccagttgaacaggcgaagtgaaactcgctgtagtagtagtataaactttattttgtccgagatggagtttagggaggaggggagtgggagggcccttcctcttcttcctcaggcggcggccaggccttgtgctttggcggcgtcttcggccgtCTGGATGACAcggagttggagatccaggtctgagctgagcagtgcagtctcccactgctctagggtagtgatgggaaggggaggcaataagctagtgggttttttgtaccttatcaggggacatgcccacatgatgtgatgaagatcggctctaccagcgcataatttgcaatctgctgtatatagcccaggatagaggtgactgtacgtcactgggtttgggaaagtgtgcgtctgtaaaAGGCGCCAGGTAACTGATTGCTTTTTATCTAAATTTTTGTGAGCGGCAGGGTAATGCCTCCTGCCCTGGCGGTAGAATTGTAGAATTTCCTTGTAGGATACCATCCGGTCCCTGCCTGAACGGCGGAGGGATTCGAACTGCTCCTCGCAAGAGGTTGTCGTGCAGCCGCGGATTGCCAGTTCTCgcgccgcactgtgagcagcttcgtttcccGGAAGACCGGAGTGCGCCGGTGCCCAAACGAGTTGCGTCCATCTGCGCCGGGTCTCGGGTACCCTAGCCAGAATTTTGAGGGCTTCAGGCGAAAtgcgccctttcgcgaaatttagtatagctgtctttgagtcgctgactatgaattTGGCTGCGGAGGAAGCGCACGCCAAGGCGATTGCGACTTCCTCCCCGACCTCCGGCGAGGTTGTAATAACTGAGCTTGCAGCGATGATTTGATTTTGCTGATCTAGTACAGCCGCTGTCATAACGTCTCGGTCACGATACTGGGCAGCGTCTACATAGGCCACGTCCTGAGAGTTTGCAAAGCGTTTTTGTAAGGATTTGGCTCTTTCCTGCCTGCGCTCTTCGTTATGCAGAGGGTGAGTGTTCTTAGGTAATGGtgggacgtgtatgtgttttcttaactctgtgggaatgtcccgctttggtccgaattgggtgttgtatgtaatcccgagtgattggagaatgtgtcgccccgtcggagaacgcgagagtctctccagttgggcaattctttgggcttccatgagctcgtcaagagtattgtgtactcctagagcctcaaacttttcgtttgcggtcgtaattggtaggtgtagagcctgcttgtatgctctcctgatcatgaggttaattttggagcgttcatcattctttagttgcaggaatgggctagcgtacactattctgcttattacaaaagcctgtaccaatctgagtaaattagtttctttcatgccatggtgtctgttggcgatgcgcgaaatgagtcttgttgtttgatgtacgtgcgagtctagtgcctttatcacttcgttgttgtgtccattggccTGTATTCTGAGTCCAAGGATCCTGATGCTCGGAACTATTGGGATGTCCTGGTCGTTAGCTTTGAGCATGATTTGAGGGGGTGTGGTGACAGTTTTCCTGCCTCTGCAAGTGGGTCTATACAGAAGTAACTCGGACTTTTGCGGGGAGCAGGAGAGTCCTTTAGGTGTTACGTATTCTGTGACGACTTCGATCGCGCTTTGCAAAGTTTCTTGGATTTCTCCGTCACTCCCTCCGGTTACCCAGAGtgtcacgtcgtctgcatataagctATGCTGTAGTTTAGGGATTTTAGCTAGCTTGCTTGGTAATTCTAGCATGGCCATGTTGAAGAGGTAGGGAGACAGGACCGAGCCCTGGGGTGTCCCTCGATTCCCGAGCGAAATGCTCTCCGAGGTTACCCCACCGACGGTGATTGTGGCTGTCCTGTCTGTAAGAAAGTCTTTTATATAATTGTATGCTCTGGAGCCAACTCCTAGTTTGTTTATCTGGGTTAGGATGGCTTCGTGATGaacattgtcgaaggctttggttagATCAAGGCCAAGAATGGCCCGGGTATCAAGTTCTGAGCTCTGATCAccgtctattatttggtgcttaatcTGAAGCATAATGTCCTGCGTGGAAAGCTTGGGTCTGAATCCAATCATCGTGTGAGGGTACAGGTCGTGCGCTTCCATGTGTTTGTTTAGGCGAGTAAGGATGATGTGTTCCAGAAGTTTCCCtaggcaggaggtgagcgagatgggtcttaggttctgtagctgcaacctcttgcccggctttggtatcatgaCAATTTTAGCTTCCTTCCACTGTTGAGGGATGTGGCCAGTCTCCCAACACTTATTCAGATACTTAGTTAGTGCTTCTATAGAGTCATCGTCCAGGTTCCGTATAGTTTTGTTTGTTACGCCGTCCGGACCCGGAGCGGAGTGCGTTCGTAGACCGTGTATGGCCTCACGGACTTCAGCTTCCGTGATTGGTTCGTCGATTATTGGGTGTGGATCTCCCGTGTATGCGGGTAAGGGCATTTTGGAATGGTTTCCGATGTATATATTCTTGAGTTCGTTAATTAAGTCTGTGTCTGATCCCGGGTAATTAGGGATTATTTTGCTGAGATTATGCCCCTGCATAGTTTTACTGCTCTCGGGATCGAGTAGACATCTAAGTATGCGCCATGTTTTGGCCATGCCTATTTGCGCTTCCATTCCATCACATGCACTGTGCCAGCTTTGGCGGGTTAGCTGGTGAGCATATTCCTCAATTTGTTTGTTTAAGATCGATATGCGTTTGCGTAGGGATCTATTCAGTTTCTGTTGTTTTTGTCGTCTTTCCAAGCTAGCttttgcttcccacatgtggaggagcttGGCATCTGCCGCCTGGATATTAGCTTCTTCTGGTATGGTTATGGTCGCCTGCTTAACGGTTTGTTGTAAGTTGTCGACCCATGCCTTAATGTCTATAATCTCAGGAACGGCAggttcgtttttgtttgtttgtagttGCCTAAAATTGTACCAGTCCGTGATGTGGATTCGTTTGCCGATAGGTTTGGCGGGTCCCGTTTGGATTTTGGTGGCCACTATGAAGTGGTCACTTCCCAAGTTTTCTTGCGTGTTGAACCATGTGGCGCCTGACACGTTTTTGGTGAAGGTTAGGTCTGGTGTAGTGTCCACGCAGACGTTATTTCCTGTGCGCGTGGGTTGTGTCGGATCTGTGAGCAGCGTGAGTTGCTCCTGCTGCGCGTCTAGCCACAATTGACGGCCtttgcggtgatcggtgcgatagCCCCATGCCGATGAgtgtgcattgaagtcgcctagtaTGACAAGTGGTTGTTTGTTTGCAATGTGTGCTGCTTTCCGGAATAGATTGAGGAATCTGTGTTGCTGTTTAGGCTTGCTGTATACGTTGAGCACAAACAGGCTGCCAGTTCCTCGCTTTGCCGTAGGAATAATTTCCACTAGGACGTGTTCTACGGACACAATGCCGGTCTCGTGTATGAGTGCCGGTATGTTTCGTTTGATTAGCGTAGCGATTGGCGCTTTGCCTGTGCCCGATACATCGGAGCAGAAGGACGCATAGCCTGATAATATGGCCTGACCCCCCGTCTCTTGGAGGGCAATTATGTCTGGAGCTTCGGAATCCTTAGTTTGTAGGAACTGCTGGAGATTCCCTCGCTTGCGGCGgaatccccggcagttccattgccatatgacGTACATAGCGCTTTTACCGCTATTCCAGGCCATCGTTGGTCGGACGGTTGTAAGGCTTAGTTACTTTAATGGGCCCTACGCTAGGCCTTTGTTGGGCGTTTTCGAGGACCGCGATTCTGGCATTATAACTTTCGGCAAGGTTTGTTATCATGGTGTGGAATGTTTTATGCATTATCTCGAATTTGATATCAATGGCCCTGGTGATTTCCTCTATGATCGTCTCTTCCCTGATGTTACGCTTAGAGGTGCCAGAGTGGGCGGTTGTCCCTTGGGAAGGAGGGGATTGTTCTACCGCTCTGCGCTTCGCGGGTAGGCTCTCGGTATCGGAATCTGGCTGCGCGTATTGTGTGGTAGGTTCTGCAACTGCCGGAGGTGCATCTATCTCTATATGGACAGTTTCTGGTTCTGCGGGTACAACTTCTTTCGGCGGTGTCGCCTTCAGTTGGGCTACCTCGGCCTTGAGGGCCTTATTCTCTGCTAGTAGAATTTCGAGCATTTGTTTGATTTTAGTTAGCTCGCTGTCGTGAGAAGAGGGGAGCGTGGGGTTTTCTATCTTAGTGGGTTCGGACTGGGAGACTAcatttgcccagctcaccttgttgttATTGGTTGAGGTCTTGCTTTCTTGTTTAGCTTGGGGTCTATGTCCCGATGGGGATCTTGATCTGGATGCCTTGCGATCGGCAGCAGTGTCCCTCGATTTTGATCGGGATGGGCGTTGGGCTGCCGTTGTCTGCTTGTCTGCTTGACGTGGCAACGATGGgtctctgccgccgccgccgctgtggtTGTGCaaggtttgttgttgttgttgtcgctgttTTTCCCACTGGCGCTGTTTGATGAGGAAAGGCGTCTGAAAGCGTCTCTGGCAGCTCTTGTCTCCCGTGGGGTGACCTTTACCGCACAGCGCGCACTTAGGGTTGCAGCTGTGATTGTCCGCGGGGTTTTGGGCACCACAGTCTTTGCACTGT
The DNA window shown above is from Dermacentor silvarum isolate Dsil-2018 chromosome 1, BIME_Dsil_1.4, whole genome shotgun sequence and carries:
- the LOC119443433 gene encoding uncharacterized protein LOC119443433 codes for the protein MPDDAEPQGRTEGGSATPPTHRVSSFQGMDVVEVEGETIAPEEVTKEAGWLTSHRNRSRRAIEQFSIMADETSKTTGTGEARSGACQSAARTTKKPKPPRQPQLPREDIKIIVRPRDGLNVSKLSDAQIRDEVLRAAAVPIAEAEDDIYRSCLEKNVIVISTPRMANAEKYNHIRELQIGDTHYEATAYAAPPADTYKGVIHNIPDYDIAEDITKSLIYKKNPTILQARRMGNTNSAIIIFEGPNVPFYVYYRGAEYRCYLHKKKVEVCGACGRIGHRADVCPTPDKKQCKDCGAQNPADNHSCNPKCALCGKGHPTGDKSCQRRFQTPFLIKQRQWEKQRQQQQQTLHNHSGGGGRDPSLPRQADKQTTAAQRPSRSKSRDTAADRKASRSRSPSGHRPQAKQESKTSTNNNKVSWANVVSQSEPTKIENPTLPSSHDSELTKIKQMLEILLAENKALKAEVAQLKATPPKEVVPAEPETVHIEIDAPPAVAEPTTQYAQPDSDTESLPAKRRAVEQSPPSQGTTAHSGTSKRNIREETIIEEITRAIDIKFEIMHKTFHTMITNLAESYNARIAVLENAQQRPSVGPIKVTKPYNRPTNDGLE